DNA sequence from the Halorussus sp. MSC15.2 genome:
GAGGTTGGACTGTGGGCAAATAGAAGTTTCTACCTACTGCCGAACTCGACGTCCACAGATACCACCGGTTTTCGGGGCACGTCTTGGCGTATCCGCCTCGACCGAGTCACCGACCGCCAGCGTTCTCGGGCGGCGGCGTCGGCGTCTCCACGGTCTCGGTTCTGCCGCGCTCGCGCTTCAACGCACGTCGGGTCTTGGCGGACAGTTCGACCATGTGACACAGCGGATTTCCGGGGTAGACGACGGGGTTCTCCAGCACGCCGACCAGCAGTCCCGTGAAGGGCGCTTCGACGGGTTCGCTGTCGGTCTTGAACGGGTTGGTGATGGTGCAGATGGTGTCGCCCTCGTAGACCAGCGACCCGCGGTCGTGGTGCATGTCCACCAGTCCGCCCGCGTCGGCGCGAATCCACGTCTTCTCCTTGGCGTCGTCGATGACGGTCCGCCATCCCGGCCACTTCACCGACTGGGTCCTGTGGACGCCGTACTCCGAGAGGACGCTCTCGACGCCTTCGAGACCGCGGTCGATGAACTGTCGCTGGAACCGGTGGGCCTCGCCCATCTCGATGGTGATGGTCGGGATACCGTAGTCGGTGGTCTCCCGACGGAGCGTCCCGGCGGGACCCTCCGAGGAGATGATGACGTTCGACCCGAACGACTTGGCGAGTCGATTGACGTCGGGGTTGTCCATGTCGGCGCGGACGTGTAACATGTTCGTCCGCCCGCGCGTGGACGTATGAAAATCTAGCCCGATGTCGCACGGCGCGAGGAAGTTGTGGAATATCTGGTAGGCCATTCGCTTGGCGCTGGTCGAGCCTTGTCGTCCCGGAAACGACCGGTTCAGGTCCCGGTCGTAGATGGGGAGGTAGCGCTCCTGTGCCAGAAAGCCGGGCACGTTCAGCACGGGCAGACAGACGAGCGTCCCGCAGAGGTTCTCGTGGTTCCACTCGTGGGCGACCTCTCGAACGACTTCGATACCGTTGAGTTCGTCGCCGTGGGCCGCCGCCGTGAGGAACACCGTCGGTCCGG
Encoded proteins:
- a CDS encoding succinylglutamate desuccinylase/aspartoacylase family protein, translated to MTGSEGDPDAFTYSDGIVEPGQTENIRYGISETYLGDPVRIPVTIVNGTQPGPTVFLTAAAHGDELNGIEVVREVAHEWNHENLCGTLVCLPVLNVPGFLAQERYLPIYDRDLNRSFPGRQGSTSAKRMAYQIFHNFLAPCDIGLDFHTSTRGRTNMLHVRADMDNPDVNRLAKSFGSNVIISSEGPAGTLRRETTDYGIPTITIEMGEAHRFQRQFIDRGLEGVESVLSEYGVHRTQSVKWPGWRTVIDDAKEKTWIRADAGGLVDMHHDRGSLVYEGDTICTITNPFKTDSEPVEAPFTGLLVGVLENPVVYPGNPLCHMVELSAKTRRALKRERGRTETVETPTPPPENAGGR